The Streptomyces sp. NBC_01244 genome contains a region encoding:
- a CDS encoding glycosyltransferase, producing MRVVLSTYGSRGAVEPMAGLAVRLREFGADVRMCAPPDEEFAVRLAGLGVESLPAGSAVRPLVTSVTPGSAEGLARRAADLMTAQFDIVAAAAEGADVLVATGPLPVTAGARSVAEKLGLRYVHASHQPVSLPSPHRRPPARRGQPLPPDATDNLALWDQDARIADAMFGETLNTLRTAAGLAPVDSVRDYAFTAHPWLAADPFLSPWQPTALGVVQTGAWCAPDERPLPAELVEFLDDGPPPVYLGFGSMPQGALEGVARAAVEAIRARGRRAVVSRGWAELALADGRDDCLLVDEVNHQALFRRVAAVVHHGSAGTTTTAALAGVPQVVLAQGADQPYWAGRVTDLGIGAAHEGPAPAAEALSAALHTALAPETRARAAAAAPAVRTDGTTVAARLLLEGAARTA from the coding sequence ATGCGTGTGGTGTTGTCGACGTACGGGTCGCGCGGGGCCGTGGAGCCGATGGCGGGGCTGGCGGTGCGGTTGCGGGAGTTCGGTGCGGACGTGCGGATGTGCGCACCGCCCGACGAGGAGTTCGCGGTACGGCTGGCCGGGCTCGGCGTGGAATCGCTGCCGGCCGGCAGCGCGGTGCGCCCGCTGGTGACCTCGGTGACGCCGGGATCGGCGGAGGGCCTGGCCCGGCGGGCGGCTGATCTGATGACCGCGCAGTTCGACATCGTCGCCGCGGCCGCCGAGGGGGCGGACGTGCTGGTGGCCACCGGTCCGCTGCCGGTCACCGCGGGCGCGCGGTCGGTGGCCGAGAAGCTGGGTCTGCGCTACGTGCACGCGAGCCACCAGCCGGTCAGCCTGCCGTCGCCCCACCGGCGGCCGCCCGCGCGGCGGGGGCAACCGCTGCCGCCGGACGCCACCGACAACCTGGCGCTGTGGGACCAGGACGCCCGGATAGCGGACGCCATGTTCGGCGAGACGCTCAACACCCTGCGGACGGCGGCCGGCCTGGCGCCGGTGGACTCCGTCCGTGACTACGCCTTCACCGCCCACCCGTGGCTGGCCGCGGACCCCTTCCTCTCCCCGTGGCAGCCGACGGCACTCGGCGTGGTGCAGACCGGAGCGTGGTGCGCACCGGACGAACGCCCGCTCCCCGCCGAGCTGGTGGAGTTCCTGGATGACGGCCCCCCGCCCGTCTACCTGGGCTTCGGCAGCATGCCCCAGGGCGCGCTCGAAGGGGTCGCGCGGGCGGCCGTCGAAGCGATCCGGGCGCGGGGCCGCCGTGCGGTCGTCTCCCGGGGCTGGGCCGAACTGGCCCTGGCCGACGGCCGGGACGACTGCCTCCTCGTCGACGAGGTCAACCATCAGGCGCTCTTCCGCCGGGTGGCCGCCGTCGTGCACCACGGCAGCGCGGGCACCACGACGACCGCCGCGCTGGCCGGTGTGCCCCAGGTGGTGCTGGCCCAGGGGGCGGACCAGCCCTACTGGGCCGGCCGGGTCACCGACCTGGGCATCGGCGCGGCCCACGAGGGCCCGGCCCCTGCCGCCGAGGCCCTGTCGGCCGCACTGCACACGGCCCTGGCCCCGGAGACCCGCGCCCGTGCGGCCGCCGCGGCCCCGGCGGTCCGCACCGACGGGACGACCGTGGCCGCGCGGCTGCTGCTCGAGGGGGCCGCCCGGACCGCTTGA
- a CDS encoding PIG-L family deacetylase has translation MSLASRTRLAAVLTVLTVGAVGVTTWAYGDGTISEPAAPGAAPRPSVTEGTVLQVVAHPDDDLFFMNPDLSRSIATGIKVTTVFLTAGESDGHNEAHGPHLQDPVVPANHAAYAEARQNGIRAAYAQMSTGDRTSAWQRRSIPTVGGGSAEVDVLVARPEVNLVWMQLREARSISGDNPDSLRGLWDGRVPALGVQVSSGTPVKPGFSYKKDQVVEAIAGIFAMYRPTTIRTQDPTPGRTRIGGNFLDHQDHLYGARFVQAAAERYAKSTDRPHFSIQNYMSYPTTALPPALDPKTAAEKLGYLKTYAWTDHQNWCGSPAGCGDRKTATRPTGAGWNRTIRYSRGDVSSWMTEGASGRLWAFAVLDGRMAYWSRIGRNTPWTGPQFLAGTGMDTGATAVRLPDGRVGVFGTRTTLGATPKEYRRDLVYSVQAAPDGDFGPWLSLGTPEKDDVTGTSAISGPAVAQDRTGRITVYVRDSRRTLRASTQAAPDGAFGAWASLGGAGLQGDPVTATDASGRRHVYAATAQSVFAWIQHAPDAPLGPPVPTKLPATTGPLAACAEGEAVALYFRRPGTGTFATSTATTDGPVPKFSPLDELGGQGGYGSVGIAGDLFAGRAGSGTIGISETDRGPSWYESQMYYTGAPAALNPEDGTAVGAVLGLDAGLHVTTPPSGAAGQRGSRPPSAPWYPAVPPPEGAPGSP, from the coding sequence ATGTCCCTGGCCAGCCGCACCCGCCTCGCGGCCGTACTCACCGTGCTCACCGTCGGCGCCGTCGGAGTGACGACCTGGGCCTACGGCGACGGGACCATATCGGAACCGGCGGCCCCCGGGGCGGCCCCCCGCCCGAGTGTGACCGAGGGCACGGTCCTCCAGGTCGTCGCACATCCCGACGACGACCTCTTCTTCATGAACCCCGACCTGAGCCGCTCCATAGCGACGGGCATCAAGGTCACCACCGTCTTCCTCACCGCCGGCGAGTCCGACGGCCACAACGAGGCCCACGGCCCGCACCTGCAGGACCCCGTCGTCCCCGCCAACCACGCCGCCTACGCGGAGGCCCGGCAGAACGGCATACGGGCCGCCTACGCACAGATGAGCACCGGCGACCGCACCAGCGCCTGGCAGCGCCGCTCCATACCCACCGTCGGCGGCGGGAGCGCCGAAGTGGACGTCCTCGTGGCGCGGCCCGAGGTCAACCTGGTGTGGATGCAGCTGCGGGAGGCCCGCAGCATCTCGGGGGACAATCCGGACAGCCTGCGCGGACTGTGGGACGGCCGCGTCCCCGCCCTGGGTGTCCAGGTGAGTTCGGGGACTCCGGTCAAGCCCGGGTTCTCGTACAAGAAGGATCAGGTCGTGGAGGCCATCGCGGGGATATTCGCGATGTACCGGCCGACCACCATACGGACGCAGGACCCGACGCCCGGCCGGACGCGCATCGGCGGCAACTTCCTCGACCACCAGGACCATCTCTACGGTGCCCGGTTCGTGCAGGCCGCGGCCGAGCGCTACGCGAAGTCCACGGACCGGCCGCACTTCTCCATCCAGAACTACATGAGCTATCCCACCACCGCCCTGCCCCCGGCCCTCGACCCGAAGACCGCCGCGGAGAAGCTCGGCTACCTCAAGACCTACGCCTGGACCGACCACCAGAACTGGTGCGGCAGCCCCGCCGGCTGCGGCGACCGCAAGACGGCCACCCGGCCCACCGGCGCCGGCTGGAACCGGACCATCCGCTACAGCCGGGGCGATGTCAGCTCCTGGATGACCGAGGGCGCATCCGGCCGGCTGTGGGCCTTCGCCGTGCTGGACGGCCGGATGGCCTACTGGTCCCGGATCGGACGCAACACCCCTTGGACAGGGCCCCAGTTCCTCGCCGGAACCGGGATGGACACGGGTGCGACGGCGGTCCGGCTCCCCGACGGCAGGGTCGGGGTCTTCGGTACCCGGACCACGCTGGGCGCCACGCCGAAGGAATACCGGCGCGACCTGGTGTACTCCGTGCAGGCGGCGCCCGACGGCGACTTCGGCCCGTGGCTGTCGCTGGGCACCCCGGAAAAGGACGACGTGACGGGCACCTCGGCGATCAGCGGACCGGCCGTGGCCCAGGACCGTACCGGCCGGATCACCGTCTACGTACGCGATTCCCGGCGCACCCTGCGCGCCAGCACGCAGGCGGCCCCCGACGGCGCCTTCGGCGCGTGGGCCTCCCTGGGCGGCGCCGGCCTGCAGGGCGACCCGGTCACCGCCACGGACGCGTCCGGCCGGCGCCACGTGTACGCGGCCACGGCCCAGAGCGTGTTCGCCTGGATCCAGCACGCACCCGACGCCCCGCTCGGCCCCCCCGTACCCACCAAGCTGCCGGCGACCACCGGGCCGCTCGCGGCGTGCGCGGAGGGCGAGGCCGTCGCCCTGTACTTCCGCCGCCCCGGCACGGGCACCTTCGCCACGAGCACGGCCACCACCGACGGGCCCGTACCGAAGTTCTCCCCGCTCGACGAGCTGGGCGGCCAGGGCGGCTACGGCTCCGTCGGAATCGCGGGGGACCTGTTCGCGGGCCGCGCGGGTTCGGGCACGATAGGCATCTCGGAAACGGACCGCGGACCGTCCTGGTACGAATCCCAGATGTACTACACGGGTGCCCCGGCGGCCCTGAATCCCGAGGACGGCACGGCCGTCGGCGCCGTTCTCGGTCTGGACGCCGGTCTGCACGTCACGACTCCTCCCTCGGGCGCCGCCGGGCAGCGCGGCAGCCGGCCTCCCTCCGCTCCCTGGTACCCGGCCGTCCCGCCGCCGGAGGGCGCACCGGGCAGCCCCTAG
- a CDS encoding DUF6056 family protein yields the protein MSTVEGQGETERERVRDTGGRRRPLLRGVFAATGAVLVAAAGALVAVGCFLGLYVRPTSDDWCAAWKSRDMGVFGITSDFYMTQNGRITNAFLSGIIYGDGLVGAKVLPAVIAVTFTVGLVLLGREFVRFIGGRPRLSVLLACALVIQALVYFAGPRSYQALLWAPATISHTIPSVIGVWALLLALRTASHPRTAVRVTGLVGAFLIAFAIGTLSEPFALVSGLLATLVGLLCVPRLGLTRNWQPFTWCLVWCSGLVTGLIVLYTSPGARWRRAQQPAKESLLSAGELRATFDDWLRMWDSVTGRPAYLGAAAVGVLLGLAMVLGRARPGGVVPEKREPRRTVPRGTMIALLLLPVPVVILGSFAVAVGLRSGYGPTGWTYARTWTSYLVPMELALCGYGALLGAWGGRRLREHRNAVPALLTGAVAAGCLALAAVAVLIPEVQRLTTMTVARSTAWDAQNARIEAEAERGATDVAYKPLYIGSLAEPFFTKTYKRDWVAACVSEWYGIDRIHRR from the coding sequence ATGAGCACAGTTGAGGGCCAGGGCGAGACCGAGAGGGAGAGGGTGAGGGACACCGGTGGCCGGCGCCGCCCGCTCCTGCGCGGAGTCTTCGCGGCCACCGGGGCGGTACTCGTCGCGGCGGCCGGGGCACTGGTCGCCGTCGGATGCTTCCTCGGTCTCTACGTGCGGCCCACGTCCGACGACTGGTGCGCCGCGTGGAAGTCGCGCGACATGGGGGTCTTCGGCATCACCTCCGACTTCTACATGACGCAGAACGGAAGGATCACCAACGCCTTCCTCAGCGGGATCATCTACGGCGACGGACTGGTCGGGGCCAAGGTCCTGCCCGCGGTCATAGCCGTGACGTTCACCGTGGGACTGGTGCTGCTGGGCCGCGAATTCGTCCGGTTCATCGGCGGAAGGCCCCGGCTGTCGGTCCTGCTCGCGTGCGCCCTGGTCATCCAGGCACTGGTCTACTTCGCGGGCCCCCGCAGCTACCAGGCCCTGCTGTGGGCCCCCGCCACGATCTCGCACACCATACCGAGCGTCATCGGCGTGTGGGCGCTCCTGCTGGCCCTGCGGACCGCCTCCCATCCCCGTACCGCCGTCCGGGTGACCGGTCTGGTCGGCGCGTTCCTCATCGCCTTCGCCATCGGCACCCTGAGCGAGCCGTTCGCACTCGTCAGCGGTCTCCTCGCGACGCTGGTCGGGCTGCTCTGCGTGCCCCGGCTCGGACTGACGCGGAACTGGCAGCCCTTCACCTGGTGCCTCGTCTGGTGCTCGGGCCTGGTGACCGGCCTGATCGTGCTCTACACCTCCCCCGGCGCCCGGTGGCGCCGGGCGCAGCAGCCGGCCAAGGAGTCCCTGCTGTCCGCGGGCGAACTCCGGGCCACCTTCGACGACTGGCTGCGCATGTGGGACTCCGTCACCGGCCGGCCCGCCTACCTCGGAGCCGCCGCCGTCGGCGTGCTGCTGGGGCTGGCGATGGTCCTGGGCAGGGCCCGCCCGGGCGGTGTCGTACCCGAGAAGCGGGAGCCGCGCCGGACCGTGCCGCGCGGCACGATGATCGCCCTCCTGCTGCTCCCGGTGCCCGTGGTGATCCTGGGCTCGTTCGCCGTGGCGGTGGGCCTGCGCAGCGGCTACGGGCCGACCGGGTGGACGTACGCCCGTACCTGGACGAGCTACCTGGTGCCGATGGAGCTGGCGCTCTGCGGCTACGGCGCCCTGCTGGGCGCCTGGGGCGGGCGCCGGCTCCGGGAACACCGCAACGCCGTCCCGGCCCTCCTGACCGGGGCCGTGGCGGCGGGCTGCCTCGCGCTGGCCGCGGTGGCCGTCCTGATCCCGGAGGTCCAGCGGCTCACGACCATGACGGTCGCACGCTCGACCGCCTGGGACGCGCAGAACGCGCGCATCGAGGCCGAGGCCGAACGCGGTGCGACGGACGTGGCCTACAAGCCCCTGTACATCGGCAGCCTCGCCGAGCCGTTCTTCACGAAGACCTACAAGCGTGACTGGGTCGCCGCCTGCGTGTCGGAGTGGTACGGCATCGACCGGATCCACCGCCGCTGA
- a CDS encoding FUSC family protein: protein MTDLADSPARPSGRALALLRTEGPAAARIVVTVAAAWQAALWLGADQPPVFAAMVPLVALRGDPMTALGTSLQRILGVVAGVLIAIGVLNLWQPSTLTLALVVTLGLGVGMVLRAGGTNNIQVALSSLLVFANTSPDSYALDRVWETVAGAAVTILLAPLLWPPDPQRVLAVVAGDCAARLSRSLTGTAAVLGGGPAAARDNLARVHAHVEAVHSGAARAREAERALRFNPLRRRQRGTVRLRAERIATADGLAVHVATLAGEVDAFTCRDDLAPDLARARLRVPELTSLTARAVELALSGDDPRAAVTTAREGLAAYARADSRPVAVALRRPLHRVLDELEVPPTGDQRPTYG from the coding sequence ATGACCGATCTCGCCGACTCCCCGGCACGACCGAGCGGGCGGGCCCTGGCGCTCCTGCGCACCGAGGGGCCGGCGGCCGCCCGCATCGTGGTCACCGTGGCCGCCGCCTGGCAGGCCGCGCTGTGGCTCGGCGCCGACCAGCCGCCGGTGTTCGCGGCGATGGTCCCCCTGGTGGCCCTGCGCGGTGATCCGATGACGGCCCTGGGCACCTCGCTGCAGCGGATCCTGGGGGTCGTGGCGGGCGTGCTGATCGCGATCGGCGTCCTGAACCTGTGGCAGCCCTCCACCCTCACCCTGGCCCTGGTGGTGACCCTGGGCCTGGGCGTCGGCATGGTCCTGCGGGCCGGCGGTACGAACAACATCCAGGTCGCGCTGTCCTCGCTGCTGGTCTTCGCCAACACCTCCCCCGATTCCTACGCGCTGGACCGCGTGTGGGAGACCGTGGCGGGCGCGGCCGTCACCATCCTCCTGGCCCCGCTGCTGTGGCCGCCCGACCCCCAGCGCGTCCTGGCGGTCGTCGCCGGCGACTGCGCCGCGCGCCTGAGCCGTTCCCTCACGGGCACCGCGGCGGTGCTGGGCGGCGGGCCGGCCGCCGCCCGTGACAACCTCGCCCGGGTGCACGCCCACGTCGAAGCGGTGCACTCGGGCGCCGCACGCGCCCGTGAAGCCGAACGCGCCCTGCGCTTCAACCCCCTGCGCCGCCGTCAGCGCGGCACCGTACGCCTCCGGGCCGAGCGCATCGCCACCGCCGACGGGCTCGCCGTGCACGTGGCGACCCTGGCCGGCGAAGTGGACGCGTTCACCTGCCGGGACGACCTCGCTCCCGATCTCGCCCGAGCGCGGCTACGGGTGCCGGAACTGACCTCGCTCACCGCGCGGGCCGTCGAGCTGGCCTTGTCGGGAGACGATCCCCGGGCCGCCGTGACCACCGCCCGCGAGGGGCTGGCCGCCTATGCCCGCGCGGACTCCCGGCCCGTGGCCGTTGCCCTGCGCCGGCCCTTGCACCGGGTCCTGGACGAGCTGGAGGTCCCACCCACAGGTGACCAAAGGCCGACTTATGGTTGA
- a CDS encoding aspartate/glutamate racemase family protein produces the protein MKTIGLIGGMSWESTAEYYRILNERTRERLGGLHSARCVLYSVDFAEIERLQVQGRWAEAGEALADAARALEAAGAELLLICTNTMHKVADSVEAAVSVPLLHLADTTAAAVRGAGLRRVGLLGTAFTMEQDFYRRRLAAGGLDVLVPDPEGRALVHRVIYEELCLGIVREESRAAYRRVVEDLVAGGAEGVVLGCTEIELLIGPADSPVPLFPTARLHAEAAVDAALAP, from the coding sequence ATGAAGACGATCGGGTTGATCGGCGGTATGAGCTGGGAGTCGACGGCGGAGTACTACCGGATCCTCAACGAGCGGACCCGCGAGCGCCTCGGCGGACTGCACTCCGCCCGCTGCGTGCTCTACTCCGTGGACTTCGCGGAGATCGAGCGGCTGCAGGTCCAGGGCCGCTGGGCGGAAGCCGGCGAGGCACTGGCCGATGCCGCCCGCGCGCTGGAAGCGGCGGGCGCGGAGCTCCTGCTGATCTGCACCAACACCATGCACAAGGTCGCCGACTCGGTCGAGGCGGCCGTCTCCGTACCGCTGCTGCACCTCGCGGACACCACGGCGGCGGCCGTCCGCGGCGCCGGACTGCGCCGGGTGGGGCTCCTGGGCACCGCGTTCACGATGGAACAGGACTTCTACCGGCGCCGCCTCGCCGCGGGCGGGCTCGACGTCCTCGTCCCGGATCCCGAGGGGCGTGCGCTCGTACACCGGGTGATCTACGAGGAGCTCTGCCTCGGCATCGTCCGCGAGGAATCACGGGCGGCCTACCGCCGGGTCGTCGAGGACCTCGTGGCCGGGGGCGCCGAGGGAGTCGTCCTGGGGTGCACGGAGATCGAACTCCTCATCGGTCCCGCGGACAGCCCCGTACCGCTCTTCCCCACCGCCCGCCTGCACGCCGAGGCCGCGGTGGACGCGGCCCTGGCCCCGTAG
- a CDS encoding IS481 family transposase yields MSHRNARLTVFGRRLLVDRVASGRPVAHVAAEMGISRATAHKWVRRWRAEGEAGLHDRSSRPHRTPHRTPAAIEAKVCDLRRTRKLGPARIGPVPGLPASTVHRILTRHGLNRLAWFDRPTGTVIRRYERDRPGELVHIDVKKLGRIPDGGGHKVLGRQAGRTTRSAMGFDYVHSTVDDHSRLAYSEIHPDEKAATCAAFLTRAAAFFHSQGITRIERVLTDNAWAYRKGLAWKNVLADLGASGKLTRPYRPQTNGKVERFNRTLLDEWAYLRPYTSNDERTAALTDFLHTYNHHRCHTALDGKPPISRVNNPAGQYT; encoded by the coding sequence GTGTCCCACCGTAATGCCCGGCTGACTGTCTTCGGTAGGCGCCTGTTGGTCGATCGGGTCGCATCGGGACGTCCGGTCGCCCACGTAGCAGCCGAGATGGGCATATCGCGGGCCACTGCCCACAAGTGGGTGCGCCGGTGGCGGGCCGAGGGCGAGGCGGGTCTTCACGACCGGTCCAGCCGGCCTCACAGGACGCCGCACCGGACCCCGGCCGCCATCGAGGCGAAGGTCTGCGACCTGCGTCGGACCCGCAAGCTGGGCCCCGCGAGGATCGGCCCGGTCCCGGGCCTGCCCGCCTCGACCGTCCACCGGATCCTGACCCGCCACGGCCTGAACCGGCTCGCCTGGTTCGACCGCCCCACCGGCACCGTGATCCGCCGCTACGAACGCGACCGCCCGGGCGAGCTGGTCCACATCGACGTGAAGAAACTCGGCCGGATCCCCGACGGCGGCGGCCACAAAGTCCTGGGCCGCCAGGCCGGCCGCACCACCCGCTCCGCCATGGGCTTCGACTACGTCCACTCCACCGTCGACGACCACTCCCGCCTCGCCTACAGCGAGATCCACCCAGACGAGAAAGCCGCCACCTGCGCGGCCTTCCTCACCCGCGCGGCCGCGTTCTTCCACTCCCAGGGCATCACCCGCATCGAACGGGTCCTGACCGACAACGCCTGGGCCTACCGCAAAGGCCTGGCCTGGAAGAACGTCCTGGCCGACCTCGGCGCGAGCGGCAAACTCACCCGCCCCTACCGGCCCCAGACCAACGGCAAAGTCGAACGCTTCAACCGCACCCTGCTGGACGAATGGGCCTACCTACGGCCCTACACCTCAAACGACGAACGGACAGCAGCCCTGACAGACTTCCTCCACACCTACAACCACCACCGCTGCCACACCGCACTCGACGGCAAACCACCCATCAGCCGCGTCAACAACCCTGCAGGTCAATACACCTAG
- a CDS encoding response regulator transcription factor yields MRILVVEDARSLAEVVAEGLRDQGMAVDLAYDGLAAAAKLDVNTYDVVVLDRDLPGIHGDTLCRMITERDDRAMVLMLTAAGSPGDRVSGLTLGADDYLAKPFHFPELILRIRSLARRRPAARPRTLRAAGIELDPVHRTALRDGARLELSVKEFAVLEALLRAGPGFLSAEALLEQVWDENADPFTNTVAVTMGRLRRKLGTPQIITTTPGVGYRITAPAPSPRCIDLQGC; encoded by the coding sequence GTGAGGATCCTGGTCGTCGAGGACGCGCGCTCGCTCGCGGAGGTCGTCGCCGAGGGACTGCGCGACCAGGGAATGGCCGTGGACCTCGCGTACGACGGGCTGGCCGCCGCCGCCAAGCTCGACGTCAACACGTACGACGTGGTGGTCCTCGACCGGGACCTGCCCGGCATCCACGGCGACACGCTCTGCCGGATGATCACGGAGCGGGACGACCGCGCGATGGTGCTGATGCTGACCGCGGCCGGATCGCCCGGCGACCGGGTCAGCGGCCTCACCCTGGGCGCCGACGACTACCTCGCCAAACCCTTCCACTTCCCCGAACTGATCCTGCGCATCCGCTCCCTGGCCCGCCGCAGGCCCGCGGCCCGGCCCCGCACGCTGCGCGCCGCCGGAATCGAACTCGATCCGGTCCACCGCACGGCCCTGCGGGACGGCGCCCGCCTGGAGCTCTCCGTCAAGGAGTTCGCCGTCCTGGAGGCCCTGCTCCGGGCCGGCCCGGGCTTCCTGAGCGCCGAGGCGCTCCTGGAACAGGTGTGGGACGAGAACGCGGATCCCTTCACCAACACGGTCGCGGTCACCATGGGCCGCCTGCGCCGCAAACTGGGTACCCCGCAGATCATCACCACGACCCCCGGCGTGGGCTACCGCATCACCGCGCCCGCGCCCAGCCCTAGGTGTATTGACCTGCAGGGTTGTTGA
- a CDS encoding sensor histidine kinase has protein sequence MVGLRRRTVGRRFTILYATVFLVSGIGLIGLIYLFSRSDLTVSAPRQPPPGGPATGVAQHVLDLERQLADVHAQQSRQLLFGSLIAIVVMAAVSLLLGRILAGHVLRPLRLITAATRRISAENLDQRLAVAGPDDEVKELADTVDGLLARLEASFAAQRRFVANASHELRTPLATIRASLDVAVAKPQPAPQTIALADRLRTELDRVDRLLEGFLVLARAQHGALPDRVPVSLAELATEALATRAAAIAGKELTVEDGLSSKAWTRGSPALLSRLVQNVIDNAIVHNQEGGWIRIATEDGATGGGATGDGANRDGANRDGAAGDVAAGGGATGKEARGSDTHGAARLVVETGGSVLDQDQVDRLTQPFERLGADRTGSQESSGLGLSIVAAIVSAHGGSLDLRVRPEGGLKVTAAMPAADASSGPYGGTL, from the coding sequence ATGGTCGGACTGCGGAGAAGGACCGTCGGGCGACGGTTCACGATTCTCTACGCCACGGTCTTCCTGGTGTCCGGGATCGGGCTGATCGGCCTGATCTACCTGTTCTCCCGCTCCGACCTGACCGTGTCCGCTCCCCGACAGCCACCGCCGGGCGGGCCGGCCACGGGCGTCGCGCAGCACGTCCTCGACCTCGAACGACAGCTCGCGGACGTACACGCCCAGCAGTCCAGGCAGCTCCTGTTCGGCTCTCTGATCGCGATCGTGGTGATGGCGGCCGTCTCGCTCCTGCTCGGCCGGATCCTCGCCGGGCACGTCCTGCGCCCGCTGCGCCTGATCACCGCGGCCACGCGGCGGATCTCCGCGGAGAACCTGGACCAGCGGCTCGCCGTGGCCGGGCCCGACGACGAGGTCAAGGAACTCGCGGACACGGTGGACGGCCTCCTGGCGCGCCTCGAGGCCTCGTTCGCCGCGCAACGCCGCTTCGTGGCCAACGCCTCGCACGAACTGCGCACCCCACTGGCGACGATCCGGGCTTCGCTCGACGTGGCCGTGGCCAAACCGCAGCCCGCGCCGCAGACCATCGCGCTCGCCGACCGGCTGCGGACCGAACTGGACCGGGTGGACCGCCTGTTGGAAGGTTTCCTCGTCCTCGCACGGGCGCAGCACGGCGCCCTCCCCGACCGGGTACCCGTATCGCTCGCCGAACTGGCGACGGAGGCACTGGCCACCCGGGCAGCCGCCATCGCCGGGAAGGAGCTGACCGTCGAGGACGGGCTGAGCTCGAAGGCGTGGACGCGGGGCAGTCCGGCGCTGCTGTCCCGGCTGGTGCAGAACGTGATCGACAACGCGATCGTGCACAACCAGGAGGGCGGCTGGATCCGGATCGCCACGGAGGACGGCGCGACCGGGGGCGGCGCGACCGGGGACGGTGCGAACCGGGACGGTGCGAACCGGGACGGCGCGGCCGGAGACGTGGCCGCCGGGGGCGGTGCCACAGGGAAAGAGGCCCGGGGGAGCGACACGCACGGGGCCGCACGCCTCGTCGTCGAAACCGGCGGGAGCGTCCTCGACCAAGACCAGGTGGACCGGCTGACACAGCCGTTCGAGCGGCTTGGCGCCGACCGGACCGGATCGCAGGAGAGTTCCGGACTGGGGCTGTCGATCGTCGCCGCGATCGTCTCCGCGCACGGCGGCAGCCTCGACCTCCGCGTCCGGCCGGAGGGCGGGCTGAAGGTGACGGCCGCGATGCCGGCGGCGGACGCCTCGAGCGGTCCGTACGGGGGGACGCTGTGA